A window of the Deinococcus sp. Marseille-Q6407 genome harbors these coding sequences:
- a CDS encoding ABC transporter permease, translating into MTETVPSSASRTPGRWTALAWQLGGLLLLLTVWWLVTDVLKLYPPYVFPSPGAVWDEISYGLWGTGPQDGKLLISVLSSLRRVLSGYLLALLTGGLLGILMGIWVPLRATLGAYLTGLQSVPSIAFVPFAILFFGLNERAVLAVVVLEALIPVALAVSGALLNVPPALRAAGRTLGASGPALTLRVLLPAALPSILGGLRTAWSFAWRALIGGELLIAGAGSLGQQLEVGRNTANVALVLATILIIGLIGGAFDALLRQVEGRVRRDYGLEASA; encoded by the coding sequence ATGACAGAAACTGTGCCTTCTTCCGCCTCCCGCACCCCTGGCCGCTGGACCGCTCTGGCCTGGCAACTGGGCGGCCTGCTGTTGCTGCTGACCGTCTGGTGGCTAGTGACCGATGTGCTGAAACTGTACCCGCCCTATGTATTTCCTAGCCCCGGTGCCGTCTGGGACGAGATCAGTTACGGTCTGTGGGGCACAGGTCCCCAGGACGGCAAACTGCTGATCTCGGTGCTGAGCAGCCTGCGCCGGGTGCTATCCGGCTATCTTCTGGCCCTGCTGACTGGTGGCCTGCTGGGAATCCTGATGGGCATTTGGGTGCCGCTGCGGGCCACCCTGGGCGCCTACCTGACCGGCCTGCAGAGCGTGCCCAGCATTGCCTTCGTCCCTTTCGCCATTCTGTTTTTTGGGCTGAACGAGCGGGCGGTGCTGGCTGTGGTGGTGCTGGAAGCCCTGATTCCGGTGGCGCTGGCTGTCTCGGGGGCGCTGCTGAATGTGCCGCCGGCGCTGCGGGCGGCGGGCCGTACCCTGGGGGCCAGCGGGCCGGCGCTGACGCTGCGGGTACTGCTGCCAGCGGCGTTACCCAGCATTCTGGGTGGCCTTCGTACTGCCTGGAGTTTCGCCTGGCGCGCCCTGATCGGCGGTGAACTTCTGATTGCGGGCGCCGGCAGCCTGGGCCAGCAACTGGAAGTGGGCCGCAACACCGCCAACGTGGCGCTGGTGCTGGCGACCATCTTGATTATCGGGCTGATCGGTGGGGCTTTCGATGCCCTGCTGCGACAGGTCGAGGGCCGGGTGCGGCGAGACTATGGCCTGGAGGCCAGCGCATGA
- a CDS encoding ABC transporter ATP-binding protein has product MTRPVTAPAPGTGAELSLRGVSYHYRTRRGQKGAAPQAGVGPLDLQVAPGEFLCVVGPSGSGKSTLLGLLAGFLAPQTGEIRLDSAPVWGPHPRLTLVQQEPALFPWLTVAGNVRFGLQGLPRTEQERRVQDSLALVGLPDLGERRVHELSGGQRQRVSLARALAVRPGVLLLDEPFSALDPATRERLSSELLDIWRQQGVTVVFVTHQLEEALTLGQRVLALREGQAVLDQATQAVSLGDLEAALH; this is encoded by the coding sequence ATGACCCGCCCTGTGACTGCGCCAGCCCCCGGAACCGGCGCCGAGCTGAGCCTGCGGGGCGTGAGTTACCACTACCGCACCCGGCGCGGGCAGAAGGGCGCGGCTCCGCAGGCCGGCGTGGGCCCACTGGACCTGCAGGTGGCTCCGGGCGAGTTTCTGTGTGTGGTGGGGCCTTCCGGCAGTGGCAAAAGCACCTTGCTGGGGCTGCTGGCCGGCTTCCTGGCCCCGCAAACCGGCGAAATTCGCTTGGACAGCGCCCCGGTGTGGGGGCCCCACCCCCGCCTGACGCTGGTGCAGCAGGAGCCGGCGCTGTTTCCCTGGCTGACGGTGGCCGGCAATGTCCGCTTCGGGCTGCAGGGGCTACCGCGCACGGAGCAGGAGCGCCGCGTGCAGGACAGCTTGGCGCTGGTGGGCCTGCCGGACCTGGGAGAACGCCGGGTACACGAGTTGAGCGGCGGGCAACGTCAGCGGGTTAGCCTGGCGCGTGCACTGGCGGTCCGGCCAGGGGTGCTGCTGCTGGACGAGCCGTTCAGCGCGCTGGACCCGGCCACCCGCGAGCGGCTGAGCAGCGAACTGCTGGACATCTGGCGCCAGCAGGGCGTGACGGTGGTTTTCGTAACCCACCAGCTGGAAGAAGCCCTCACGTTGGGTCAGCGGGTGCTGGCGCTGCGTGAAGGCCAGGCCGTGCTGGATCAGGCTACCCAGGCAGTTTCACTAGGAGACTTGGAAGCGGCTCTGCACTAG